ATTAAATATGATTCCATGATTATTTTATATGGTAGTCAAGGTGTTGGAAAATCTACGGCAGTGAGTAAATTGGGAGGTCATTGGTATAACCAAAGTATTAAAACGTTTAAAGGTGATGAGGTCTATAAGAAATTGCAGGGTTCTTGGATATGTGAAATTGAAGAACTGTCGGCATTTCAAAAGTCTACTATTGAAGATATTAAGGGGTTTATAAGTGCCATTGTAGATATTTATAGAGCTTCGTATGGTAAACGCACAGAGCGTCATCCTAGACAGTGTGTGTTTGTAGGTACAACCAATAACTATGAGTTTTTAAAAGACCAAACAGGCAATCGTCGTTTTTTCCCTATTACGACAGATAAAAATAAAGCAACTAAAAGCCCGTTTGACGATCTAACACCAGATGTTGTGCAACAAATGTTTGCCGAAGCTAAAGTATATTTTGATGAGAATCCGACGGATAAAGCATTGCTATTAGATAAAGAAGCGAGTGAAATGGCTTTGAAAGTCCAAGAAGCTCATTCCGAAAAAGATGCTTTAGTTGGAGAAATAGAGGAATTCCTTGAACGTCCTATTCCGTCAGACTATTGGTATAGAACGTTAGAAGAAAAAAGAGTGTCTGCGCATGATGTTATAGACCAAGACTATATTAAATTATATGGTGATGGTAAATTGATTGAATTACCGAATACAAAACCGGGTGCTTATGTATGGCGTGACAAGGTATGTAGCATGGAAATTTGGAAAGTGATGATGAAACGAGATGACCAACCACAACAACACCATTTAAGAAAAATTGATAAAGCGTTAAGAAATACGTGTTATTGTGGGCAAAGTAAGTCGCGTCATAGATTTGGCGAAGGTATAGGTAGACAATATGGTTTTGATATTAATTTAATATCCTATTATCAAAGCTTAAAAAGCAAAGAACAAAAATAATGGGACAATGGGACGGTTATGGGACAGTGGTAGGACACCTTCAATCTCTTGTGGCAGTAAGCGCTATGTTATGTATGTCCCTGTGTCCCACAACTTTTACCCTAAACTTATAAATAATATATGCACATTCAAAAAATATATAAGTGTAGTCATAAAATAGTGGGACAGCGGGACGGTTAACTTTAATCCTTTGGGAGAGTAAGCTTTGAGCATTGTCCTGACAATGTCCCGAAATATGTTGGAAATAGCGAAATGGGACACTTACCAAAATTTAGGAGGAAGAAAATGAATAAAAATCAATTAAAGTCAGAAATTTTAGAATATATAAAAGCTCATGCTGGTACATCATTTGTAGAAATAGAACGTGTATTTGAAGAAAATAACTTTGATTATAAAGGTGACGGCGCATATACAAGTGGTCAACATCCCAATGTTGTGTTTTGGATTGGGTGGAATCAAGAAGCGTTTGATGTTATCGCTGAACTTAAAAAAGACGGACGTATTGAGATGGATATTTGTGAGCCAATTGTTTATATGGTTGATGGTAAAGGTTTGGATTTGCCTATTGTAAGGTCGAAAAATATTAAAACAGATCATTGGTTGCCTGTTACGTTTAATATTAGTAAGAAAGAAAAGGAGTGTGTCTAATATGAATGACAAAGAGAAAATTTACAATCAACTTCATCATGATGCACCAATTCAAATTATGCCAGCACCTGAAAATTTATTTGTTGAATATATAGAAGATGGCGAAGTGTGGTATTCACCAGTTGTATGTATGGCTTTAAGTAAAGCCCATAATATTAATTTTTATGACTGTGATGATGTGGGGTGCATTGATAAAGCAGCCACATTTAGCATTAAAAAATTTAATACTGAGACAGGTGAGTTTGAACAATTCAGCAAAATAGCTCAAAAGGAGATAACACAATGAACATAGAAACTATCGTAAATGAATTCGAAACACGAGCAGGCACGTTACTAAGGTACTACACAGGATTATTAGAACATAGTAAAGTACAACCGTATTGCTTTAAGTTATATAATGATCCGTTTGATATGGTTTATGTGGTGATGAACAGCAAGTTATTCGGTCATGTATATATTAAAGATTGTAAAGTAAGGCAATCATTTGAATTAGCGTCACCTAAGCACACTGAGGGGCTTATAAGAAGCATAGAGGGACATTATGTGGGTTATGAATTACATGACGGTAAAAAGCTTTCTATTAGTGATATGATGGCTAGTCATTTGTTTGAAGATGAGTATTTTATGTATGGATTACAAACATATGCAGAATCAAATAATAGTGATGTGTTTGAGTACCTAGAAAATGGATTTGATACAGATACACTTGAGGGCATTCAATCAAGTAATACTGATATGATAGCGAATATTGAAATGTTGTATCAGTTAGCTACGGGAATCAATGAACCAGCACCAGAGTTAGTTGAGGGATTGAAATTAGTAACTGAGTTTGTACAAGATGAGAATGCGATACAAGAGGATTACAAGGCTTTAGAACGTAAATTGAATGATTTAAAAGCGTCTTACTATAGCTTGAGTAAATAATGTTATGAGGGGTCACATGTAGTGTGTGGCTCCTAATAAAATACTACGATTTTATACGAGGTATAGCAGTTTAAAATGGTTGAGGTACAGAACTTTAAAAAAGTATGAAACGTTGATATTAAGCTATTTTATGGCTTTGAAAATAATAAGGTTATATAAAGGTATTAGCTTTTAAAATCGGAAGGTATACAGTCTTTGAGAATTGAAAAAATGGCAAGATTTGTGCAAGGTGTGCGAACTTTGTTAACGCTAATACAAGCTAAAGTGTGTGTTTTTGGTATAGGCCTAAAACTTAATTTTGTTCGCTATTTGTTCGTGCTATTTTTATCGAACTTAAGTTCTGTATTAAGTTAATGTGAAAAGCCTAATGTTAAGTTTATAACATGATTTTATAAGTGTTATATACGATAAGCTAAACAATTGATAAAACGCGCTATAAAGCGAACGTAAGTTTGTTTTAGACCTGTAAAAATGGTATAATTTAGATATGGAATAATTAAAATAAAGGGGTGTAGAAATGCAAAGTATCGCAGAAAAAGAGACGTATCATTTACCCACCGAACACCTGCAAGTTTTCAATGTGATAAAAAATACGTCCAATAAGTATATTACTAAAACTAAAATCTTAAATCAATTGGGATATGAATATAATTCAAGCAATGAACGATGGTTACGAAGAGTAATCAATTCATTAGTATATGATTATGGCTATCCTATCGGATGCAGTTATAAACCTAGTGAACGTGGTTATTACATCATTACGACAGAACAAGAAAAGCAACAAGCGATGAGAAGTATTAAGAAACTAGCTGATGGCAGTATGAAACGCTATGAAGCTTTGAAGCGAATTAAAGTGTAAAGGGGATAAAAATGAAAACTGAATCGTACTTTAAAGAATACAACCAATTTGTAATAGATCAACAAAAGGCTATACAAGAATTGGAACAAGAGTGCAATGCATTGGAAAGTAAAATAAAGTTAGATAAGTCCACATACAAACAGTTAATCATGGATGGACAAGATGATAAAGCAGATAACCTATATCAAGCAACAGATGCTGATGAAAAGAAACTAAAAGCACTTAATAAACGCTTAGAGACAAAGAAAAGTGTGTCGAAAGAAGTTAAATATCAAAAGACAATTGAATTATTAAAACATCAAAGCGAGTTGTCATCATTATATGAATCAGAAAAGCAATCAGCTTTAGGTAAATTAAAAAAAGTAGTCGATGCATATAATGAGATCATTGATGAAATAGAAGATATTAATGATAGATATGAAGATGAACATCAACAATATGCGAGTGTGTATAATCAAGAACAATTATATGATGACAAAGAGGCTAGAAAAGCGTTAAATGGCTACTTTAGAGAAAATATATTTACATCATTTATTAATGGTAATGATTTGCCATACGAACACAATAACAAGTTGTTTTTAAAACGTTAAAAGGAAAGGGTAATAAAATGAAAACAAAATATAAGTTGAATAATACTAAAAAGGTCGCAAATGCATTTGGCTTAAATGAAGAAGATACAAATCTATTAATAAATGCAGTTGATTTGGATATTAAAAATAATATGCAGAATATTTCAAGTGAGTTACAACAAACAGAGCGGTCTAAGCAAAAACAATATAATGAAGAGCTACAAAATTTAGCTAAGCAAAACCGAATTATTAAATAGCAATGATTGCCTATCCAATTCGGGTAGGCTCTGTTTATAGGGGTGAATAAATGAAACTGCTTAAAACGAAGAATTGTTTATATTATCGTAATGGTGACAATAAATTATCTGATTATCAACTATTAACGCAATTTAACCCAGCATTTATTAATAAGAAAATTAAGATGTGTGAATTCCAAATTGAAAGTATGTACCATATGAGTGCATCGACAACAACATGTGATGAAATAATGGGGGTCGTGTCTGTCTCATAT
This is a stretch of genomic DNA from Staphylococcus roterodami. It encodes these proteins:
- a CDS encoding virulence-associated E family protein; the encoded protein is MENVTNDEVFEMIDSRTGVLNANDWKSQLRRSATTQALKKTTTNAEIILCNDESLKGLVQYDAFEKVTKLKRLPYWRSKGDANYYWADIDTTHVISHIDRLYNVQFSRDLIDTVIEKEAYQNRFHPIKSMIESKSWDGIKRIETLFIDYLGAQDNHYNREVTKKWMMGAVARIYQPGIKYDSMIILYGSQGVGKSTAVSKLGGHWYNQSIKTFKGDEVYKKLQGSWICEIEELSAFQKSTIEDIKGFISAIVDIYRASYGKRTERHPRQCVFVGTTNNYEFLKDQTGNRRFFPITTDKNKATKSPFDDLTPDVVQQMFAEAKVYFDENPTDKALLLDKEASEMALKVQEAHSEKDALVGEIEEFLERPIPSDYWYRTLEEKRVSAHDVIDQDYIKLYGDGKLIELPNTKPGAYVWRDKVCSMEIWKVMMKRDDQPQQHHLRKIDKALRNTCYCGQSKSRHRFGEGIGRQYGFDINLISYYQSLKSKEQK
- a CDS encoding pathogenicity island protein, with protein sequence MNKNQLKSEILEYIKAHAGTSFVEIERVFEENNFDYKGDGAYTSGQHPNVVFWIGWNQEAFDVIAELKKDGRIEMDICEPIVYMVDGKGLDLPIVRSKNIKTDHWLPVTFNISKKEKECV
- a CDS encoding pathogenicity island protein, translated to MNDKEKIYNQLHHDAPIQIMPAPENLFVEYIEDGEVWYSPVVCMALSKAHNINFYDCDDVGCIDKAATFSIKKFNTETGEFEQFSKIAQKEITQ
- a CDS encoding pathogenicity island protein, with product MNIETIVNEFETRAGTLLRYYTGLLEHSKVQPYCFKLYNDPFDMVYVVMNSKLFGHVYIKDCKVRQSFELASPKHTEGLIRSIEGHYVGYELHDGKKLSISDMMASHLFEDEYFMYGLQTYAESNNSDVFEYLENGFDTDTLEGIQSSNTDMIANIEMLYQLATGINEPAPELVEGLKLVTEFVQDENAIQEDYKALERKLNDLKASYYSLSK
- a CDS encoding pathogenicity island protein, which translates into the protein MQSIAEKETYHLPTEHLQVFNVIKNTSNKYITKTKILNQLGYEYNSSNERWLRRVINSLVYDYGYPIGCSYKPSERGYYIITTEQEKQQAMRSIKKLADGSMKRYEALKRIKV
- a CDS encoding pathogenicity island protein is translated as MKTESYFKEYNQFVIDQQKAIQELEQECNALESKIKLDKSTYKQLIMDGQDDKADNLYQATDADEKKLKALNKRLETKKSVSKEVKYQKTIELLKHQSELSSLYESEKQSALGKLKKVVDAYNEIIDEIEDINDRYEDEHQQYASVYNQEQLYDDKEARKALNGYFRENIFTSFINGNDLPYEHNNKLFLKR
- a CDS encoding capsid morphogenesis B protein, giving the protein MKTKYKLNNTKKVANAFGLNEEDTNLLINAVDLDIKNNMQNISSELQQTERSKQKQYNEELQNLAKQNRIIK